GCCATTGCCTGTGCAATCCTGACCTGGGGTTTGCCGTTTAAACGAACGGCAGCAACACCAACGCCTGCAACCGCAGCAACACCAACGCCTGCAACCGGAGAACAACCGAACTCGCTGCCACCGGCGAACGAGCCGCCACTGGCCCCGATAGTTGGCGCGCCGCCCGCGGCGCCGCCACCTGATGGAGCGAATGCCTCGGCGGCCAACCTGCCGGCCAACACGCCGGCCCTGGCACTGGTTATTCCGGCAGACACTAATCCGCCCGTTGATGAAGTGATGGAAGAGTTGAAAAAGCGTGGCCGAATGCTGCGCATCCTGCTTTACCTGGCGGCGGCAGTCCTGGTGGCCAGAGTCTTTCAGTCGAATGCGTTCGTCAGTTGGGCTCTATCGTATCTCGATCTCCAGGGGATCAACACCGCCTTTGACGGTTTTCTCCGCAGCGTCATCACACAGGAAAGCATTGGCTATACGGTCGTCCTCGCGGCCCTCTACCTGCCGGCTTTCCTGGTGCTGCGGGAAAGAGCCACGCAATACGTGGAGTCAACCATGACAACCGATCCCCAAAGCGGCAAGGAAGGCCCGACTGACCCGGCGTCTTTCCTGAAAGAGAATGGCCTGACGTTTTCGATCCGCGAGCAACTGCCGCGCATCATCACGATTCTGTCGCCTCTACTCGTAGGCCCGACCGCCGCCCTGCTCGGTAAACTCATCGGCGGGGCCGCGTGACCGGAGCGCATCACGCGGCCCCGCTCCGGTTATTCGCAGCGCAGCGCGACGATAGGATCAACCTGTGTCGCGCGCCGCGCCGGCAGATAACAGGCCAGCAGCGCGACCAGCAACAGCAGCAGCGTCAACAGCGCAAAGGTCAGCGGGTCGGTGGCACTGACGCCGAATAACAGGCTCGCCATCAATCGCGTCAGCGCCACCGCCGCCACCACGCCGATGCCGATGCCGATCAAGGTGAGCCGCATCCCCTGCGCGACGACCAGCCGCAGGATGTCGCGGCGTTCGGCGCCAATCGCCATGCGAACGCCGATCTCGCGCGTTCGCTGCGATACGACGTACGACAGCGCCGCGTAGATTCCGGTCACTGCCAGCAGCAACGACAGCACGCTGAAGATCGCCAGCAGCGACATCACAAACCGCGTGCGCCAGTCCAACCCGCCGACGATCTCTGCCAGCGAGCGCACCAGGTAGACCGGCATCGCCCGGTCTACGGCATGCACTTCGCGCTTCGCCGCTTCGACAAAAGCCATCGGGTCACCTGTCGTGCGCAATACATAAGCCATCGTCAGCGGCGCGACGTCCTGTTCGAGGGGCACATAGACGGTTGGCTGCGGGTCGGGCGGAAACTGATCCGTGCGCACGTCACCGACGATGCCGACGACCTGGCGGTACACATCGCCGCTGCCTTTGATCTTCAATCGCTTGCCGAGCGGGTCTTCTCCATTCCAAAGTGCTTGCGCCATGCGGGCGCTGATGACGACGACCGGCGGCGTCGCTCCGGTGTCGGCTTCCGTGAAGAGGCGACCGCGCAGCAGGCCGATGCGCATGGCGCTGAAATAATCGGGCGACGAATGAACGGCCGTGGCGCGAGGCTCTTTGCCGGGCTCCGGTTGCGGCTGCCCTTCTAATAAGACGGTCGTCGCGCCGAACTGTGGATAGAAGGGATGGAATTGTGTAGCGCCGACCGCTCCGACACCCGGCAGCGCCGCCAGCCGGTCGTTGATCTCTTTAAAAAATCGCTGCCGGCGGTCGCTCTCTTTGTACGGCGCGCCGCGCGTCGAGACCCGGAAGGTCAGGACGTTAGCCGGGTCGAATCCTTGATCGAGGCGTTGAAGGTTGCGAAAGCTTTGCACCATCAAGCCCGCGCCGATCAACAGCGCCAGCGACAATGCGGTTTCGGCAATCACCAGGAATCGTTGCAGGCGACGGCTGCCGGGGCTGCCGGTGGCGCGCGCCGTTCCCGTCAGCCCTTTGACCAGATTGACGCGCCGCGCATAGAGCGCCGGAATCAGTCCCAGCATGAGGCCGGGCAGCAGGGCAATCAGCAGCGTGAACAGCAAGACGTTGCGATCTACCTGGAAATCGAAGTGGGGAATGTTGAATCCTGTGGGAATTAGCCAGCCGACACTGTGCGTTCCCCATAGCGTCAGCAGCAACCCCGGCACCGCGCAGCAGGTCATCAGCAGCAAACTCTCGATGACCAATTGGCGCAGCAGACGGCTCGCGCCTGCGCCGAGCGCCCGGCGCAAAGCGAACTCGCGCTCGCGCACGACCGAGCGCGTCAACAGCAGGTGCGCGACGTTGCTCGAAGCAATCAGCAGCACGAACAAGACCGCGCCGAGCAGCAGCAGCACCGCCGGGCGTACGCCGCGCACGATATTCTCTTTGAGCGGCACGGCCAGCGCCGTGACGTTGCGGTTGGTGTCCGGGTATTGCTCTTTGAGCGCCGCCGACAAACGCGACAATTCCTG
This window of the Blastocatellia bacterium genome carries:
- a CDS encoding ABC transporter permease, whose translation is MTGWLSDLCFGLRLLRRNLEVTLVAVLAMALAIGVAGTVFSVVNAILIQPLPFGQPDRLVAVWQVDPANPAQWRPCAPGNYADWRRMSGSFEEIGAAVSISKTLTSFDEAETPLMQMVSAGYFETLGVRPILGREFTPEEDRRGARAVVLLSYDLWQRAFGGDRAVIGRTTELDGVPFEIVGVMPADFDNPIFGLTERPQAWIPLALPENGLDRRGNDHFVVARLAAGVSVDQAQQELSRLSAALKEQYPDTNRNVTALAVPLKENIVRGVRPAVLLLLGAVLFVLLIASSNVAHLLLTRSVVREREFALRRALGAGASRLLRQLVIESLLLMTCCAVPGLLLTLWGTHSVGWLIPTGFNIPHFDFQVDRNVLLFTLLIALLPGLMLGLIPALYARRVNLVKGLTGTARATGSPGSRRLQRFLVIAETALSLALLIGAGLMVQSFRNLQRLDQGFDPANVLTFRVSTRGAPYKESDRRQRFFKEINDRLAALPGVGAVGATQFHPFYPQFGATTVLLEGQPQPEPGKEPRATAVHSSPDYFSAMRIGLLRGRLFTEADTGATPPVVVISARMAQALWNGEDPLGKRLKIKGSGDVYRQVVGIVGDVRTDQFPPDPQPTVYVPLEQDVAPLTMAYVLRTTGDPMAFVEAAKREVHAVDRAMPVYLVRSLAEIVGGLDWRTRFVMSLLAIFSVLSLLLAVTGIYAALSYVVSQRTREIGVRMAIGAERRDILRLVVAQGMRLTLIGIGIGVVAAVALTRLMASLLFGVSATDPLTFALLTLLLLLVALLACYLPARRATQVDPIVALRCE